From Synechococcus sp. A10-1-5-1, a single genomic window includes:
- a CDS encoding 4a-hydroxytetrahydrobiopterin dehydratase, with the protein MDQLWNPRPRPDRVEWLERRIEFEDYAANRAFLDRLNDFCEQEGRYPDISFGRTYVNITLRPEEEKASIGEADHVFAAAIDGLV; encoded by the coding sequence ATGGATCAACTCTGGAATCCCCGGCCCAGGCCCGATCGTGTCGAGTGGTTGGAGCGTCGGATCGAATTTGAGGACTACGCGGCCAACCGAGCTTTTCTGGATCGCCTGAACGACTTCTGCGAACAGGAGGGGCGCTACCCCGACATCAGTTTCGGACGTACATACGTGAACATCACCCTGCGGCCCGAGGAGGAGAAGGCCAGCATCGGCGAGGCTGACCATGTGTTCGCCGCTGCCATCGATGGCCTCGTCTGA
- the cbbX gene encoding CbbX protein, with the protein MASSEQPDNTPVDLQAAYEGAEVQGVLDQLDQELIGLKPVKTRIREIAALLVVDRARKQVGLSTTAPSLHMSFTGRPGTGKTTVAERMSEILHKLGYVRKGHVVTATRDDLVGQYIGHTAPKTREMLKKAMGGVLFIDEAYYLYRPENERDYGAEAIEILLQVMENNRDDLVVIFAGYKERMDVFYQSNPGLSSRVANHIDFPDYSAAELSAIARLILAEENYRFSDEALAAFTDYIDRRMQLPFFANARSIRNAIDRARMRQANRLFNVMNSSQLTKLDLMTLEAEDITASRVFSGEVEGLDPSEPITG; encoded by the coding sequence ATGGCCTCGTCTGAGCAGCCAGACAACACGCCAGTTGATCTTCAGGCCGCCTACGAAGGGGCTGAGGTCCAGGGAGTTCTGGATCAACTCGACCAAGAGCTGATCGGACTCAAACCGGTCAAAACCCGGATCCGTGAAATTGCTGCCCTGCTGGTGGTGGACCGGGCCCGCAAGCAAGTGGGCCTCTCCACCACGGCCCCAAGCCTGCACATGTCCTTTACGGGCCGGCCAGGAACGGGCAAGACAACCGTGGCCGAGCGGATGTCGGAAATCCTGCACAAGCTTGGGTACGTGCGCAAAGGCCATGTGGTCACCGCCACCCGTGACGACCTGGTGGGGCAATACATCGGCCATACCGCTCCGAAGACCCGGGAGATGCTGAAAAAGGCGATGGGCGGGGTGTTGTTTATCGATGAGGCCTACTACCTCTATCGCCCCGAAAATGAACGGGACTACGGAGCAGAGGCGATCGAGATCCTGCTCCAGGTGATGGAGAACAACCGTGATGACCTGGTGGTCATCTTTGCGGGCTACAAGGAGCGGATGGATGTTTTCTACCAAAGCAATCCAGGCCTCTCCTCCAGGGTCGCCAATCACATCGACTTCCCGGATTACAGCGCCGCGGAGCTATCAGCGATTGCCCGGCTGATCCTGGCGGAGGAGAACTACCGCTTCAGCGATGAAGCCCTAGCGGCCTTCACGGATTACATCGATCGGCGGATGCAATTGCCGTTCTTTGCCAATGCCCGCTCCATCCGCAATGCGATCGATCGTGCTCGGATGCGCCAAGCCAATCGCCTGTTCAATGTGATGAACAGCAGTCAGCTCACCAAGCTGGATCTGATGACCTTGGAGGCCGAAGACATCACCGCCAGCCGAGTCTTTTCCGGCGAGGTCGAAGGTCTGGACCCCAGTGAACCCATCACCGGCTGA